A genomic segment from Methanocella sp. encodes:
- a CDS encoding DMT family transporter, whose translation MPKNADIRDNAFFVMAGLILVNVFWGASSIAAREALLQLNAIEIVTIRFTIALLIVFGMAVAMKKWNSLKIDTGDIPMFILLSLSNVSIGFILQVESLSYTTVTNFSLEFNLATFFIMLMGAFLLGERLTRKKMAGAGIAFAGTFLIISGGRPDLSSAHLPGDLMGVGSAVAFGLFTIASKKISSKYGLTTILLYTFCFGVLELLPFYVLGTPMTPLTTLSALSWSSLLFLAVLCSVFCFFVYTHGLSRLKASDVAMSIYVTPLAGILLAVLLLGETLTAVTAVGAGLIMAGMYLTQQELEPDMPENLYTPLGLNE comes from the coding sequence ATGCCAAAAAACGCCGATATCCGGGACAACGCCTTTTTCGTGATGGCCGGGCTCATCCTCGTCAACGTCTTCTGGGGCGCCTCGTCCATAGCCGCCAGGGAGGCGCTGTTACAGCTAAATGCCATCGAGATCGTGACCATACGGTTCACCATAGCATTGCTCATAGTCTTCGGCATGGCAGTCGCGATGAAAAAGTGGAACTCCCTGAAGATCGACACGGGTGATATCCCCATGTTCATCCTGCTTTCTTTATCGAACGTCTCCATCGGGTTCATACTCCAGGTGGAGTCGCTGAGCTACACGACGGTCACCAACTTCTCGCTCGAGTTCAACCTGGCGACGTTCTTCATCATGCTCATGGGCGCCTTTCTGCTGGGCGAGCGCCTCACCCGGAAAAAGATGGCCGGGGCCGGGATCGCCTTCGCCGGCACGTTTCTAATAATTAGCGGAGGGCGGCCGGACCTGTCGTCCGCCCACCTGCCGGGCGACCTTATGGGCGTGGGCAGCGCCGTCGCCTTCGGGCTCTTCACCATCGCCTCCAAGAAGATCTCCTCGAAGTATGGCCTCACGACGATACTGCTCTACACGTTCTGCTTCGGCGTCCTGGAGCTGTTACCGTTTTACGTCCTGGGCACCCCGATGACGCCGCTCACCACGCTGAGCGCCCTCTCCTGGTCGTCGCTGTTATTTTTAGCGGTGCTGTGCTCGGTCTTCTGCTTCTTCGTCTACACGCACGGCCTCAGCCGCCTCAAGGCATCGGACGTGGCCATGTCAATCTACGTGACGCCCCTGGCAGGCATTCTGCTTGCCGTCCTCCTTCTGGGTGAAACGCTGACGGCCGTGACCGCCGTGGGGGCCGGGCTGATCATGGCCGGCATGTACCTGACTCAGCAGGAGCTTGAGCCGGATATGCCCGAAAATCTATACACGCCCCTCGGCCTGAACGAATAG
- a CDS encoding metallophosphoesterase family protein: MGSIMLFSDIHADIGALDAILRLSESRDFGERYGQVSLTVNMGDVLERGHDPGPVIDRLEGMSNIESILGNHDEAFIGRIPVSGSDRDSERAHEAYRATGRYQRFFQGMGKYYIDTKEKLYVVHGGPVDPCAITPREAEGVEAWIYTQPWQRISDIGIRYVDGSGYHYLPADAFDAVKPVFNMGFAIICGHEHSEAAYRLKGGAVEDIYGSLEETEVDMGGVEVLEKRLPIEEDAAFLIRLGLAGPEGYDGGRCRFGVYTRKGGRAICLLNIPG; this comes from the coding sequence ATGGGGTCCATCATGCTCTTCTCGGACATACACGCCGACATCGGCGCCCTCGACGCCATCCTCCGGCTCTCGGAAAGCCGAGACTTCGGAGAGCGCTACGGCCAGGTGTCGCTGACGGTGAACATGGGCGATGTCCTGGAGAGGGGCCACGATCCCGGGCCGGTCATCGACCGCCTGGAGGGCATGAGCAATATCGAGTCTATCCTGGGCAATCACGACGAGGCGTTTATCGGCCGAATACCCGTGTCGGGGAGCGACCGGGATAGCGAGCGGGCCCACGAGGCATACCGCGCCACCGGCCGCTACCAGAGATTTTTCCAGGGCATGGGCAAGTACTACATAGACACGAAGGAGAAGCTCTACGTCGTCCACGGCGGGCCCGTCGACCCCTGCGCCATAACGCCCCGGGAGGCCGAAGGCGTCGAGGCCTGGATCTACACGCAGCCATGGCAGCGCATCTCCGACATTGGCATACGGTACGTGGACGGGAGCGGATATCACTATTTACCCGCCGACGCCTTCGACGCTGTGAAGCCCGTATTTAATATGGGGTTCGCGATCATCTGCGGCCACGAGCATAGCGAGGCCGCCTACCGGCTGAAAGGCGGAGCCGTAGAGGATATATACGGAAGCCTTGAAGAGACTGAGGTCGATATGGGCGGCGTAGAAGTCCTGGAAAAAAGGCTGCCTATAGAGGAAGACGCCGCGTTCCTCATAAGGCTGGGCCTGGCGGGGCCCGAGGGCTACGACGGCGGCCGGTGCCGCTTCGGAGTGTATACCCGGAAAGGCGGCCGGGCCATATGCCTGCTGAATATCCCCGGGTGA
- a CDS encoding HD domain-containing protein produces MPAEYPRVTMMDEDAMLAKARDISKSIHAGFAPSHDFSHAERVYRLAERIAEAEGADLFIVRMAALLHDIGRAEESKNDNALDIHEELSVSMAGPIMDGLGVPQGKKEAILHAIATHRHRRGGEPRTLEAKCLFDADKLDSLGAVGIARSYLWLGEHGRSVYYPEEEYMGVDPKNNSPEVDSTQREWHIKLKHLKDKMYTRAGRKIAQERHERMARIIGEIEKEVLGL; encoded by the coding sequence ATGCCTGCTGAATATCCCCGGGTGACGATGATGGACGAGGACGCGATGCTGGCAAAGGCCCGGGATATCTCGAAGTCCATCCACGCGGGCTTCGCCCCGAGCCACGACTTCTCGCATGCCGAGCGCGTCTACCGGCTGGCCGAAAGGATTGCCGAAGCCGAGGGCGCCGACCTTTTTATCGTCCGCATGGCCGCCCTGCTCCACGACATCGGCCGGGCCGAGGAGTCGAAGAACGACAACGCCCTGGACATCCACGAGGAGCTGAGCGTCAGCATGGCCGGGCCGATCATGGACGGCCTCGGCGTCCCGCAGGGCAAAAAGGAGGCTATTCTCCACGCCATCGCCACCCATCGCCACCGCCGCGGTGGCGAGCCCCGTACCCTGGAGGCGAAGTGCCTCTTCGACGCGGACAAGCTGGACTCGCTGGGCGCCGTGGGCATCGCCCGCTCTTACCTGTGGCTGGGCGAGCACGGGCGGAGCGTCTACTACCCGGAGGAGGAGTACATGGGTGTCGACCCTAAGAATAACAGCCCGGAGGTCGACTCCACGCAGCGGGAGTGGCACATTAAGTTAAAACACCTGAAGGATAAGATGTATACTCGGGCGGGCCGGAAGATCGCGCAGGAAAGGCACGAGCGCATGGCCCGCATCATCGGCGAGATCGAAAAAGAGGTTCTAGGCCTTTAG